GTGGTTGAAAATCAGCTGGCGGGCGTTGGTTTGCATCAGCCGAATCAGGAGTTCCTGTAGGGTGAAGCCGGCCAGTACGTCCTTGGCCGCGTGGGTTTCCTGCGACAAATGAATCAGGCGCTCCAGGGTGCCGGTCAGTTCGGGCGTGTTGGTCAGGTGGGCGTTGTTATGGGCATCCAGGCGCCAGGGCGAATGGTCTTCGGCCAGCGGAAACCGCTCATTGAGCAAATCCACGGTGCTGCGGATGGTATCGGCGGGAATGGCCACAGCCAGGCACTGCGTGGGGTTGTCGAGTGTGGCTTCGGGGAAGTCGATTTCCATCAGTTGCTGCTCGCCTACAATCACCGACTCGCCCGGCAGGTAGTCGAAGGCGGGCTGCCCCGAGAGGTGCATTACTTTTTTGCCCCGGAGCATCGTGGTTAGCACCAGGCTGCCCATGCTCAGGGGCACGCGCTGGGCCGTTTGGTGGGTTTCGAAGATGTTGAGCTCAAAGGCGTCGAGCGAGTACACCGTGCGGTTTTCGACCAGGGTCGTCAGGTCGCTGGGGGCGTGCAGGGCGGGCAGGAGTCGTTGATTCAGGGCCATGGCAACAGGGGCTACAACACCGTCGGGAAACTTGCGACTATTCCCGAGCTTGTTGAGAGAATACTACATATTTTCCGGCAATTTCTAACGCTACCTTGTGAGTAAGTCATCACTCATAAACACCCGCCGCATGGAAACGTTAGAAAAACCCGTCACCCTCGTCGACCGTCCCCCGTTCAAATCGCACTACGACAACTTTATCGGCGGCAAATGGGTGGCGCCGGTGAAGGGTCAGTACTTCGAGAATCCGTCGCCCATCGACGGCAAGGCCTTCTGCAAAGTAGCCCGCAGTTCGAAGGAAGATATTGAGCTGGCCCTGGATGCGGCCCACGAGGCATTCAAAACCTGGGGCAAAACCTCGGCCACCGAGCGCAGCAACATCCTCAACAAAATTGCCAACCGCATCGAGGAAAACCTGGCCTTCCTGGCCGCCGTCGAGACGGTAGAAAACGGCAAGGCCATCCGCGAAACCACCTACGCCGACCTGCCCCTGGTTATCGACCATTTTCGCTACTTCGCCAGCGTAATCAGGGCCGAGGAAGGCAACGTGACCGAGCTCAACAGCACCACCGTTTCGATGAACATTCAGGAGCCCCTGGGCGTGGTCGGGCAGATTATTCCCTGGAACTTCCCGCTGCTGATGGCCACCTGGAAGCTGGCCCCGGCCCTGGCCGCCGGCTGCACCGTGGTGATGAAGCCTGCCGAGCAGACGCCCGCCTCCATTATGGTGCTCATGGAGCTGCTTCAGGATTTGCTGCCCGCCGGCGTGGTCAACGTCGTGAATGGCTTCGGCTTGGAAGCCGGCAAGCCCCTAGCCTCGTCGCCCCGCATCCAGAAGGCCTCCTTTACCGGCGAAACCACCACCGGCCGCCTGATTATGCAGTACGCGGCCGAAAACCTGATTCCGGTGACCATGGAGCTGGGCGGCAAGTCGCCGAACGTATTCTTCAAATCGGTGATGGATGCCGACGACGACTTTCTCGACAAGGCTATTGAAGGGGCCGTGATGTTTGCCCTGAATCAGGGCGAAATCTGCACCTGTCCTTCGCGGATGTTGGTGCATGAAGACATTTACGACGAGTTTATGGAGCGCGTCATTGCCCGCGTAAAGGCCATTAAGCTCGGCAACCCGCTGGACATGGAAACCATGATGGGTGCCCAGGCCAGCAACGACCAGTTCGAGAAAATTCTGAGCTACCTCGAAATTGGCAAGGCCGAAGGGGCCGAGGTGCTGTGCGGCGGCGATGCCTACCACCAGGAAGACGGGGCCTTATCGGAAGGCTACTACATTCAGCCCACTGTGTTCCGGGGCCACAACAAGATGCGCATCTTCCAGGAGGAAATTTTCGGCCCGGTAGTGTCCGTGACGACCTTCAAAACAACGGAGGAAGCCATTGAAATTGCCAACGACACGCTCTACGGCCTCGGTGCCGGCGTCTGGACCCGCGACGCGCATGAGCTCTACACCGTGCCCCGCGCCATCGAAGCTGGCCGCGTCTGGGTCAACTGCTACCACGACTACCCCGCCGGCGCGCCTTTCGGGGGCTATAAGGCCTCGGGCTTCGGCCGTGAAAATCACAAGATGATGCTGGCCCACTACCGGCAGAACAAGAACATGCTCATCAGCTACAGCCAGAAGCCGCTGGGCTTCTTCTAGGCCAAAAGTGACTGAGTGACCTGGCACAAAGGGGGCCTGGCAGCTGCACTAATAGGCCGCCAGGCTCCCTTTGCTACCGGTATTTCCAGCGCTGAAGTTGATGGATAACTAGGAAGCCGGCTCCGTCGCCTCGGCTTTGGGCAAGCTCACTGGAGTAAGCTCGGCGTCGAAGTAGGCAATGCCTTCGTCGTTTTTCTCCGCGGCGGCGTAGGCGCGGGCCAGGACGGGCAGCAGCAGCCATTCCTCGTCGTCAATCACGCGGCGCGCCTGCTCGATGATGCCGGCTTCCTTGGTTCCCCAAGCCAGCGGCCGGGGCTCAAAGTTGGTGTAGAACCGGTGCTCCTCATCAGTATCGCCAAACAAGGACACGCAGGGTGCCTGCATTCCCAGCTCGGCCGCCTGCCCTGGCAGCTCCTTGATGATCACCTCCTTCACGCCCCAGACGATGGTGCCGGGTTCTTCGTCGTCCTCGCCGCCGGGGCGCACGTCGGCCACGCAGGTCAGGGTGAGGGGATTCAGGTTGGTGATAATGCCCGGAATCAGCAGGCCGTTGCGGTACGCGTCGCCCTTCAGGGTCTGGGGCAGGCGGCTGGCAATGAACAGCACCGGCAACGACAGCACGATAAGAATGCCACCCCACACCGGGTGCTGCCACCAGCACAGCCCGATGCCCAGGGCCAGCAGCGCCAGACCTGCCGACCCCCAGCCCTGCAACAGGCTACGGTAGCGGTGGTGGTAGATGTCGTAGCGGCGCACTAGGCGCATGTCAGGCTCAATGTTCACAGCTCGTGAGGCCACGGAGTTGTTCAGAAATTCGCCCGGGTCGCCAATAGCTCTTTCCATATATGCGTAAAAGTAGTTTCTCCCGCAACGGCCTGGGCTACTGCCGGGTTACTGCCTGCCACGCATTTTACCTTCTTCCCTTGCCTGCTTATGTCTACTGCCCGCGTCCTGGTAACGCCCGCCGCCGAAGCCGTTATTGACCAGCTCCGCCAAGAGCACGGCCCGCTGATGTTTCACCAAAGCGGCGGCTGCTGCGACGGCTCCTCACCCATGTGCTTTGCCAAAGGTGAATTCCGCGTGGGCACCAACGACGTGTGGCTGGGGCAGATTCACGGCTGCGACTTTTTCATGAGCGCCGCCCAGTTTGAGTACTGGAAGCACACCCAGCTCACGGTAGACGTGGTGAAGGGCCGGGGTGCCAGCTTCTCGCTGGAAATTCCTCTGGGCGTCCGCTTCCTGATTCGCTCCCGCTTATTTACTCAGGAGGAAGAGCAGGATATGACCCCGATATATGATGGCGAGGAGTACCTGACGCGGCCCATGGAAGCATGAGTTTGGGCTCTGGTGAAAACAGAAAAAAGCCCCGGCAACTGCTGCCGGAGCTTTTCCTGTTTTATGCTTACTAGGTACTCTACCGAACCCGCACTGGCAAGCCTTCCAACTGAGCGTAGCTGAGTTTCCAGGCGCCCTTGGGGTTCTTTTTCCAGAGCAGGATAAAGTTGCCCTCGCCCACACCCATCGGCGTGCCCGGCGTGGTCGGAATTACGTCGACCTGGTAGGTGCCGCCTTCGTAGGCCGTTTGGGCGTCGGTGCCGGAGGAGGCTACATTGAGGCGCAGGTTAGAAATTGTGCCCATCGTTTCGCGCACCCAGCGGTTCGATACTTCCGATTTTCCCTGGAAGTGGGTTTCACCCTGCAGAAAGTGCACGTCGTCAGCAAACAGGGTGTCGAGCTGGATGGCGTTTTTGCTGTTCCA
Above is a genomic segment from Hymenobacter cellulosivorans containing:
- a CDS encoding DUF3239 domain-containing protein — its product is MERAIGDPGEFLNNSVASRAVNIEPDMRLVRRYDIYHHRYRSLLQGWGSAGLALLALGIGLCWWQHPVWGGILIVLSLPVLFIASRLPQTLKGDAYRNGLLIPGIITNLNPLTLTCVADVRPGGEDDEEPGTIVWGVKEVIIKELPGQAAELGMQAPCVSLFGDTDEEHRFYTNFEPRPLAWGTKEAGIIEQARRVIDDEEWLLLPVLARAYAAAEKNDEGIAYFDAELTPVSLPKAEATEPAS
- a CDS encoding AraC family transcriptional regulator codes for the protein MALNQRLLPALHAPSDLTTLVENRTVYSLDAFELNIFETHQTAQRVPLSMGSLVLTTMLRGKKVMHLSGQPAFDYLPGESVIVGEQQLMEIDFPEATLDNPTQCLAVAIPADTIRSTVDLLNERFPLAEDHSPWRLDAHNNAHLTNTPELTGTLERLIHLSQETHAAKDVLAGFTLQELLIRLMQTNARQLIFNHYAQHLTSHRFAQVVQYIKRHFTEQITVDKLSELACMSKATFFRLFKREFGLTPVEYIIQERLAEAKRLLRNPVATVADVCFRAGFNNPAYFQTIFKKYEGITPGLYKKQCGLG
- a CDS encoding YybH family protein; translation: MKSLLWMMPLTVVLASSCTKTAETPATTVTAQALDQQFISAWNSKNAIQLDTLFADDVHFLQGETHFQGKSEVSNRWVRETMGTISNLRLNVASSGTDAQTAYEGGTYQVDVIPTTPGTPMGVGEGNFILLWKKNPKGAWKLSYAQLEGLPVRVR
- a CDS encoding aldehyde dehydrogenase family protein, whose protein sequence is METLEKPVTLVDRPPFKSHYDNFIGGKWVAPVKGQYFENPSPIDGKAFCKVARSSKEDIELALDAAHEAFKTWGKTSATERSNILNKIANRIEENLAFLAAVETVENGKAIRETTYADLPLVIDHFRYFASVIRAEEGNVTELNSTTVSMNIQEPLGVVGQIIPWNFPLLMATWKLAPALAAGCTVVMKPAEQTPASIMVLMELLQDLLPAGVVNVVNGFGLEAGKPLASSPRIQKASFTGETTTGRLIMQYAAENLIPVTMELGGKSPNVFFKSVMDADDDFLDKAIEGAVMFALNQGEICTCPSRMLVHEDIYDEFMERVIARVKAIKLGNPLDMETMMGAQASNDQFEKILSYLEIGKAEGAEVLCGGDAYHQEDGALSEGYYIQPTVFRGHNKMRIFQEEIFGPVVSVTTFKTTEEAIEIANDTLYGLGAGVWTRDAHELYTVPRAIEAGRVWVNCYHDYPAGAPFGGYKASGFGRENHKMMLAHYRQNKNMLISYSQKPLGFF
- a CDS encoding DUF779 domain-containing protein produces the protein MSTARVLVTPAAEAVIDQLRQEHGPLMFHQSGGCCDGSSPMCFAKGEFRVGTNDVWLGQIHGCDFFMSAAQFEYWKHTQLTVDVVKGRGASFSLEIPLGVRFLIRSRLFTQEEEQDMTPIYDGEEYLTRPMEA